In Temnothorax longispinosus isolate EJ_2023e chromosome 2, Tlon_JGU_v1, whole genome shotgun sequence, one DNA window encodes the following:
- the LOC139808723 gene encoding rho guanine nucleotide exchange factor 10-like protein isoform X2 yields the protein MMGPAISSRVFFPRESIRQSARDEPRSRCRSWDDVGPGKMETVSGNSHAHHSSLETSRSNTSTQSARSEDSWCSASDHDLSSDDESEKSNISIKSNCQLRNTLHKARTLCDKWRFQNMPVNNVDLLESSGNHGRLSRWFSIRRGSSHHYDVDSSDTVSLTSPVKTSQMPQLCEVDEENSAMVQFQCMQQRRQAPPTLPPPPPNLSPQQLKRRHIVAAIVHSENSYVSTLQRLVNDYKKPLEESSPPILSQSKIATLFHRLPEILQCHTLFRIALAECVRSWDKDEKLGDVFVASFSKAIVLDIYSGFINNFSVAMDLAKQESKRKTALADFFKVKQISAHDRLSFFGLMVKPVQRFPQFILFLQDLLKHTPQGHHDRMSLQLALTQLESLAEMLNERKREAEQFQAFKEMLRHVSGKLSHRPLSSASRYLIREDNVTQLEFNQNGMITKSKRRRLLLLNDLVVCVSVTPRSTEDFSGNERLTLKWTYPVSDIEIQDTSTSPTLSRLLTAGLNKGGSLKSDKSGECGQAADADSLCVEMNDLMHDYEVMSRISDLVAQLKGRYEGMTLQTTKQILQSIQMSIQQKDEDMVWADSCCLQLVTKQGQMYTFQTENPLVKKDWITEMRLAQLALDPNNSPSWEVPEQEQRPSTKMPLFVSSQAVYHSQHQTEVRCGCYYSIENSRPTRRRGRSQNYLWICTGDGISSHVTIFGQSTTASATCLKRITTFDLVETRVSAIEFVKGVSSEFTTLASDLVWMGTDSRRIIIYAATEPEKEEEIGSYPVSGPVIEIKYHCDNVFVALGTGLLLLFKRQIDGAWNLKEPFSISLGNDPVSCLMPINTSVYAACGKKVWVLNATSGDVIKSFSAQHEHVGNVKLMAHSGVGLWVALKNSSTVCLYHTETFKHLQDINIASNVLRVTKMSNPANSSGGTLAVNNQTTVTVTALLACKGLLWVGTNVGISLTIPLPRLEGVPIISGRVNISYHAHFGPITFLLAIQNTKNTVYSAKERVNVDDESVQLRTRDTEQRSRDRTSLDSSVSSNIVKLKQQLTGSPVMLRRKRSKEYDCRGSKTLPRGLGAGCGFLSSSFSSSQSSGENCDVYGLYGELMYVKDYENENNSGIDPIYESLRRSDPELAAIPNKVSTLDRRLKMKITRPRSLDLSNWSVDSHASSLYTSSGSEENLSLKTGKLSRNSSIASRNGPYELSTPNNSVVETTGLETTATNLKANGKKNGKAVQQVEQPKRTVLTLMGGRGYINWRQLHAQSGVDKSSKSTYAFKDPNSNDAHIVLWEMKL from the exons ATGATGGGGCCCGCGATCTCGTCCCGCGTTTTCTTTCCACGTGAAAGTATTAGGCAATCGGCGCGTG ATGAGCCTCGTTCAAGGTGCAGATCGTGGGATGACGTAGGACCGGGCAAGATGGAAACGGTTAGCGGGAATTCGCACGCGCATCATTCCTCGTTAGAGACCAGCAGGTCCAACACGTCGACGCAGTCCGCGAGAAGCGAGGACTCCTGGTGCTCGGCGTCGGACCACGATCTCTCCTCCGATGACGAAAGCGAGAAGAGCAATATCAGTATTAA AAGCAACTGTCAATTGAGAAACACGTTGCATAAGGCGCGCACGCTTTGCGACAAGTGGCGGTTTCAGAATATGCCTGTGAACAACGTAGACCTCCTGGAGTCCTCGGGGAACCACGGCCGCCTCTCGAGGTGGTTCAGCATCCGCCGAGGTTCGTCGCATCATTATGACGTCGACTCCTCGGACACGGTGTCTCTGACCAGCCCGGTCAAAACGTCACAAATGCCACAGCTCTGTGAA GTCGACGAGGAGAACAGTGCTATGGTACAATTTCAATGCATGCAACAGCGAAGACAGGCTCCGCCTACGCTTCCACCGCCACCTCCAAATCTGTCCCCTCAGCAACTGAAACGCAGACATATCGTGGCTGCGATAGTACACTCCGAAAATAGTTATGTATCTACCTTGCAGAGACTGGTAAAC GACTACAAGAAACCATTGGAGGAATCTTCGCCACCCATATTGAGTCAATCTAAAATTGCCACGTTGTTTCATAGGCTGCCTGAAATTTTACAATGCCATACGTTATTTAGAATTGCTCTGGCAGAATGTGTACGATCCTGGGACAAGGATGAAAAGCTGGGAGACGTATTTGTCGCGAGTTTTAGCAAGGCCATTGTTCTTGACATTTACAGCGgctttataaataacttttctgTGGCGATGGATTTAGCTAAACAAGAATCGAAGAGAAAAACCGCGCTCgccgatttttttaag GTGAAGCAAATAAGTGCTCACGATAGATTATCTTTCTTTGGATTGATGGTCAAACCCGTGCAGAGGTTTCCACAATTTATCCTATTTTTACAA GATTTATTGAAGCATACACCGCAAGGACACCATGACAGAATGTCACTGCAGTTAGCGTTAACGCAGCTCGAGAGTTTGGCAGAAATGCTGAACGAAAGGAAACGTGAAGCGGAACAATTCCAAGCGTTTAAAGAAATGTTGCGGCACGTTTCTGGAAAGTTGTCACACCGTCCGCTTTCTTCAGCGTCACGTTACCTTATTAGAGAAGATAATGTCACGCAATTG gAGTTCAATCAAAACGGCATGATAACGAAATCCAAGAGAAGAAGGCTATTGCTACTGAACGATCTAGTAGTGTGCGTTTCCGTTACCCCGAGATCTACGGAAGACTTTTCAGGAAACGAACGACTAACGTTAAAATGGACATATCCAGTGTCAGATATTGAG ATTCAAGACACTAGTACTTCTCCGACTTTAAGTCGATTGCTCACCGCTGGATTGAATAAGGGCGGTAGTTTAAAATCTGACAAAAGCGGAGAGTGCGGACAAGCAGCTGATGCAGACAGTCTCTGTGTAGAGATGAACGATCTTATGCACGATTACGAAGTGATGTCCAGAATAAGTGATTTGGTGGCCCAATTAAAGGGCAGATACGAG GGGATGACGCTTCAGACTACCAAGCAAATTCTGCAATCGATACAAATGTCGATACAGCAGAAAGATGAGGACATGGTATGGGCCGATAGTTGTTGCCTCCAACTAGTCACGAAACAAGGTCAAATGTATACGTTTCAAACGGAAAATCCATTAGTGAAAAAGGATTGGATAACAGAGATGAGATTGGCGCAATTAGCTTTGGATCCTAATAACTCTCCATCGTGGGAAGTGCCTGAACAAGAGCAAAGACCGTCGACAAAAATGCCACTTTTCGTTAGTTCACAAGCCGTATATCATTCGCAACATCAGACCGAA GTGCGTTGCGGTTGTTATTATTCCATTGAAAACTCACGTCCCACGAGACGACGTGGTAGAagtcaaaattatttgtgGATATGTACAGGAGATGGTATATCTAGCCACGTAACAATTTTCGGTCAATCGACAACAGCTTCGGCAACTTGTTTGAAACGTATAACCACTTTCGATCTGGTCGAGACTAGAGTGAGCGCTATCGAGTTCGTAAAAGGGGTGTCCAGCGAGTTTACCACACTCGCCAGCGATCTCGTATGGATGGGCACGGATTCTCGGAGGATTATAATTTACGCCGCGACGGAACccgagaaggaagaagagattGGCAGTTACCCCGTTTCGGGACCCGTAATAGAAATCAAGTATCATTGCGATAATGTTTTCGTAGCTTTAGGCACGGGCTTGTTACTTTTGTTCAAACGACAAATCGACGGCGCATGGAATCTCAAGGAACCCTTCAGCATATCACTTGGTAACGATCCTGTCTCGTGTCTAATGCCGATCAATACGTCAGTTTATGCCGCGTGTGGCAAGAAGGTGTGGGTACTTAACGCTACTTCGGGCGACGTCATCAAGAGCTTCAGCGCGCAACACGAACACGTCGGGAACGTGAAGCTCATGGCCCATTCCGGAGTCGGTCTTTGGGTCGCCCTGAAAAACTCGAGCACAGTTTGCCTTTATCACACGGAAACATTTAAACACCTGCAAGATATCAATATAGCGTCTAATGTGTTGAGAGTGACGAAGATGAGTAATCCCGCCAACTCGAGCGGCGGCACTCTCGCTGTTAATAATCAAACCACGGTCACGGTCACGGCGCTTTTAGCATGCAAGGGTCTTTTATGGGTCGGCACTAATGTAGGCATTAGTCTGACTATTCCACTACCGCGATTGGAAGGTGTGCCTATTATCAGCGGTCGTGTCAATATCTCGTATCACGCTCACTTCGGTCCGATCACCTTTTTACTGGCCATACAAAATACGAAGAACACAGTGTACTCGGCGAAGGAACGCGTCAACGTTGATGACGAAAGTGTACAATTGAGAACGAGAGACACCGAGCAGAGATCGCGCGATAGGACCAGTTTAGATTCCTCTGTGAGTAGCAACATCGTGAAGCTGAAACAACAGTTAACCGGAAGCCCGGTGATGCTGAGAAGAAAGCGCAGCAAGGAGTACGACTGCAGAGGTTCGAAGACACTTCCGAGAGGATTAGGTGCTGGCTGTGGATTTCTGTCGAGCTCCTTTTCCAGCTCGCAAAGTTCCGGTGAAAACTGTGACGTTTATGGGCTTTATGGTGAATTGATGTATGTGAAGGATTATGAAAATGAAAACAATTCCGGCATAGATCCCATTTACGAGTCGTTGAGAAGAAGCGATCCAGAGTTGGCGGCCATACCAAATAAAGTGAGTACCTTGGATCGtagattaaaaatgaaaatcacTAGACCTAGATCGCTGGATCTTTCCAACTGGTCGGTGGACTCTCACGCTAGCTCCTTGTACACGTCTTCGGGATCGGAGGAGAACCTGTCACTAAAAACTGGAAAGTTATCGCGTAATAGTAGCATAGCTAGTCGTAACGGTCCCTACGAACTCTCCACACCTAACAATAGCGTAGTAGAAACAACGGGATTGGAAACAACCGCGACCAATCTCAAGGCGAACGGCAAGAAAAATGGCAAGGCGGTTCAGCAAGTAGAGCAACCCAAAAGAACGGTGCTAACGCTGATGGGTGGACGCGGTTACATCAATTGGAGGCAACTCCATGCGCAGTCCGGTGTTGACAAGAGTTCGAAATCGACCTACGCGTTCAAAGATCCTAACAGCAACGACGCACATATCGTCTTATGGGAGATGAAATTATGA
- the LOC139808723 gene encoding rho guanine nucleotide exchange factor 10 isoform X3: MEEPHNGVVLIKYEPRSRCRSWDDVGPGKMETVSGNSHAHHSSLETSRSNTSTQSARSEDSWCSASDHDLSSDDESEKSNISIKSNCQLRNTLHKARTLCDKWRFQNMPVNNVDLLESSGNHGRLSRWFSIRRGSSHHYDVDSSDTVSLTSPVKTSQMPQLCEVDEENSAMVQFQCMQQRRQAPPTLPPPPPNLSPQQLKRRHIVAAIVHSENSYVSTLQRLVNDYKKPLEESSPPILSQSKIATLFHRLPEILQCHTLFRIALAECVRSWDKDEKLGDVFVASFSKAIVLDIYSGFINNFSVAMDLAKQESKRKTALADFFKVKQISAHDRLSFFGLMVKPVQRFPQFILFLQDLLKHTPQGHHDRMSLQLALTQLESLAEMLNERKREAEQFQAFKEMLRHVSGKLSHRPLSSASRYLIREDNVTQLEFNQNGMITKSKRRRLLLLNDLVVCVSVTPRSTEDFSGNERLTLKWTYPVSDIEIQDTSTSPTLSRLLTAGLNKGGSLKSDKSGECGQAADADSLCVEMNDLMHDYEVMSRISDLVAQLKGRYEGMTLQTTKQILQSIQMSIQQKDEDMVWADSCCLQLVTKQGQMYTFQTENPLVKKDWITEMRLAQLALDPNNSPSWEVPEQEQRPSTKMPLFVSSQAVYHSQHQTEVRCGCYYSIENSRPTRRRGRSQNYLWICTGDGISSHVTIFGQSTTASATCLKRITTFDLVETRVSAIEFVKGVSSEFTTLASDLVWMGTDSRRIIIYAATEPEKEEEIGSYPVSGPVIEIKYHCDNVFVALGTGLLLLFKRQIDGAWNLKEPFSISLGNDPVSCLMPINTSVYAACGKKVWVLNATSGDVIKSFSAQHEHVGNVKLMAHSGVGLWVALKNSSTVCLYHTETFKHLQDINIASNVLRVTKMSNPANSSGGTLAVNNQTTVTVTALLACKGLLWVGTNVGISLTIPLPRLEGVPIISGRVNISYHAHFGPITFLLAIQNTKNTVYSAKERVNVDDESVQLRTRDTEQRSRDRTSLDSSVSSNIVKLKQQLTGSPVMLRRKRSKEYDCRGSKTLPRGLGAGCGFLSSSFSSSQSSGENCDVYGLYGELMYVKDYENENNSGIDPIYESLRRSDPELAAIPNKVSTLDRRLKMKITRPRSLDLSNWSVDSHASSLYTSSGSEENLSLKTGKLSRNSSIASRNGPYELSTPNNSVVETTGLETTATNLKANGKKNGKAVQQVEQPKRTVLTLMGGRGYINWRQLHAQSGVDKSSKSTYAFKDPNSNDAHIVLWEMKL, encoded by the exons ATGAGCCTCGTTCAAGGTGCAGATCGTGGGATGACGTAGGACCGGGCAAGATGGAAACGGTTAGCGGGAATTCGCACGCGCATCATTCCTCGTTAGAGACCAGCAGGTCCAACACGTCGACGCAGTCCGCGAGAAGCGAGGACTCCTGGTGCTCGGCGTCGGACCACGATCTCTCCTCCGATGACGAAAGCGAGAAGAGCAATATCAGTATTAA AAGCAACTGTCAATTGAGAAACACGTTGCATAAGGCGCGCACGCTTTGCGACAAGTGGCGGTTTCAGAATATGCCTGTGAACAACGTAGACCTCCTGGAGTCCTCGGGGAACCACGGCCGCCTCTCGAGGTGGTTCAGCATCCGCCGAGGTTCGTCGCATCATTATGACGTCGACTCCTCGGACACGGTGTCTCTGACCAGCCCGGTCAAAACGTCACAAATGCCACAGCTCTGTGAA GTCGACGAGGAGAACAGTGCTATGGTACAATTTCAATGCATGCAACAGCGAAGACAGGCTCCGCCTACGCTTCCACCGCCACCTCCAAATCTGTCCCCTCAGCAACTGAAACGCAGACATATCGTGGCTGCGATAGTACACTCCGAAAATAGTTATGTATCTACCTTGCAGAGACTGGTAAAC GACTACAAGAAACCATTGGAGGAATCTTCGCCACCCATATTGAGTCAATCTAAAATTGCCACGTTGTTTCATAGGCTGCCTGAAATTTTACAATGCCATACGTTATTTAGAATTGCTCTGGCAGAATGTGTACGATCCTGGGACAAGGATGAAAAGCTGGGAGACGTATTTGTCGCGAGTTTTAGCAAGGCCATTGTTCTTGACATTTACAGCGgctttataaataacttttctgTGGCGATGGATTTAGCTAAACAAGAATCGAAGAGAAAAACCGCGCTCgccgatttttttaag GTGAAGCAAATAAGTGCTCACGATAGATTATCTTTCTTTGGATTGATGGTCAAACCCGTGCAGAGGTTTCCACAATTTATCCTATTTTTACAA GATTTATTGAAGCATACACCGCAAGGACACCATGACAGAATGTCACTGCAGTTAGCGTTAACGCAGCTCGAGAGTTTGGCAGAAATGCTGAACGAAAGGAAACGTGAAGCGGAACAATTCCAAGCGTTTAAAGAAATGTTGCGGCACGTTTCTGGAAAGTTGTCACACCGTCCGCTTTCTTCAGCGTCACGTTACCTTATTAGAGAAGATAATGTCACGCAATTG gAGTTCAATCAAAACGGCATGATAACGAAATCCAAGAGAAGAAGGCTATTGCTACTGAACGATCTAGTAGTGTGCGTTTCCGTTACCCCGAGATCTACGGAAGACTTTTCAGGAAACGAACGACTAACGTTAAAATGGACATATCCAGTGTCAGATATTGAG ATTCAAGACACTAGTACTTCTCCGACTTTAAGTCGATTGCTCACCGCTGGATTGAATAAGGGCGGTAGTTTAAAATCTGACAAAAGCGGAGAGTGCGGACAAGCAGCTGATGCAGACAGTCTCTGTGTAGAGATGAACGATCTTATGCACGATTACGAAGTGATGTCCAGAATAAGTGATTTGGTGGCCCAATTAAAGGGCAGATACGAG GGGATGACGCTTCAGACTACCAAGCAAATTCTGCAATCGATACAAATGTCGATACAGCAGAAAGATGAGGACATGGTATGGGCCGATAGTTGTTGCCTCCAACTAGTCACGAAACAAGGTCAAATGTATACGTTTCAAACGGAAAATCCATTAGTGAAAAAGGATTGGATAACAGAGATGAGATTGGCGCAATTAGCTTTGGATCCTAATAACTCTCCATCGTGGGAAGTGCCTGAACAAGAGCAAAGACCGTCGACAAAAATGCCACTTTTCGTTAGTTCACAAGCCGTATATCATTCGCAACATCAGACCGAA GTGCGTTGCGGTTGTTATTATTCCATTGAAAACTCACGTCCCACGAGACGACGTGGTAGAagtcaaaattatttgtgGATATGTACAGGAGATGGTATATCTAGCCACGTAACAATTTTCGGTCAATCGACAACAGCTTCGGCAACTTGTTTGAAACGTATAACCACTTTCGATCTGGTCGAGACTAGAGTGAGCGCTATCGAGTTCGTAAAAGGGGTGTCCAGCGAGTTTACCACACTCGCCAGCGATCTCGTATGGATGGGCACGGATTCTCGGAGGATTATAATTTACGCCGCGACGGAACccgagaaggaagaagagattGGCAGTTACCCCGTTTCGGGACCCGTAATAGAAATCAAGTATCATTGCGATAATGTTTTCGTAGCTTTAGGCACGGGCTTGTTACTTTTGTTCAAACGACAAATCGACGGCGCATGGAATCTCAAGGAACCCTTCAGCATATCACTTGGTAACGATCCTGTCTCGTGTCTAATGCCGATCAATACGTCAGTTTATGCCGCGTGTGGCAAGAAGGTGTGGGTACTTAACGCTACTTCGGGCGACGTCATCAAGAGCTTCAGCGCGCAACACGAACACGTCGGGAACGTGAAGCTCATGGCCCATTCCGGAGTCGGTCTTTGGGTCGCCCTGAAAAACTCGAGCACAGTTTGCCTTTATCACACGGAAACATTTAAACACCTGCAAGATATCAATATAGCGTCTAATGTGTTGAGAGTGACGAAGATGAGTAATCCCGCCAACTCGAGCGGCGGCACTCTCGCTGTTAATAATCAAACCACGGTCACGGTCACGGCGCTTTTAGCATGCAAGGGTCTTTTATGGGTCGGCACTAATGTAGGCATTAGTCTGACTATTCCACTACCGCGATTGGAAGGTGTGCCTATTATCAGCGGTCGTGTCAATATCTCGTATCACGCTCACTTCGGTCCGATCACCTTTTTACTGGCCATACAAAATACGAAGAACACAGTGTACTCGGCGAAGGAACGCGTCAACGTTGATGACGAAAGTGTACAATTGAGAACGAGAGACACCGAGCAGAGATCGCGCGATAGGACCAGTTTAGATTCCTCTGTGAGTAGCAACATCGTGAAGCTGAAACAACAGTTAACCGGAAGCCCGGTGATGCTGAGAAGAAAGCGCAGCAAGGAGTACGACTGCAGAGGTTCGAAGACACTTCCGAGAGGATTAGGTGCTGGCTGTGGATTTCTGTCGAGCTCCTTTTCCAGCTCGCAAAGTTCCGGTGAAAACTGTGACGTTTATGGGCTTTATGGTGAATTGATGTATGTGAAGGATTATGAAAATGAAAACAATTCCGGCATAGATCCCATTTACGAGTCGTTGAGAAGAAGCGATCCAGAGTTGGCGGCCATACCAAATAAAGTGAGTACCTTGGATCGtagattaaaaatgaaaatcacTAGACCTAGATCGCTGGATCTTTCCAACTGGTCGGTGGACTCTCACGCTAGCTCCTTGTACACGTCTTCGGGATCGGAGGAGAACCTGTCACTAAAAACTGGAAAGTTATCGCGTAATAGTAGCATAGCTAGTCGTAACGGTCCCTACGAACTCTCCACACCTAACAATAGCGTAGTAGAAACAACGGGATTGGAAACAACCGCGACCAATCTCAAGGCGAACGGCAAGAAAAATGGCAAGGCGGTTCAGCAAGTAGAGCAACCCAAAAGAACGGTGCTAACGCTGATGGGTGGACGCGGTTACATCAATTGGAGGCAACTCCATGCGCAGTCCGGTGTTGACAAGAGTTCGAAATCGACCTACGCGTTCAAAGATCCTAACAGCAACGACGCACATATCGTCTTATGGGAGATGAAATTATGA